From one Planktothrix agardhii NIES-204 genomic stretch:
- a CDS encoding hypothetical protein (AvaI methyltransferase-homolog), translating to MLLEPLSQNCRDSQLSNLDQITCLDNQLQQYFSEQLILNSELNRTLVSFQGNKTKALYRCFKYKEAFSASLVEYLLEKYNINQGNILDPFAGSGTTLFAANSQGINAEGIELLPIGQEIINTRKIIDLDLSLEDLTRIQYWKNQKPWLETKELDPLPELRITKSAYPEETKASIEKYRVALFQENEQVKAYYVLPYYVY from the coding sequence GTGTTACTAGAGCCACTTTCTCAAAATTGTAGAGACTCACAACTATCTAACCTTGATCAAATTACCTGTTTAGATAACCAACTCCAACAATATTTCTCAGAACAGTTAATTTTAAATTCAGAACTAAATCGAACCTTAGTTAGTTTTCAAGGGAATAAAACTAAAGCTCTTTATCGGTGTTTTAAATATAAAGAAGCATTCTCAGCCTCTCTAGTTGAATATTTACTAGAAAAGTACAATATTAATCAGGGTAATATTTTAGATCCCTTTGCGGGGAGTGGAACAACTTTATTTGCTGCTAATTCTCAGGGAATTAATGCGGAAGGAATCGAATTACTTCCCATTGGTCAGGAAATTATCAATACTAGAAAAATCATTGATTTAGATTTAAGTTTAGAAGATTTAACCAGAATTCAATACTGGAAAAATCAAAAACCTTGGCTAGAAACAAAAGAGTTAGATCCTTTACCCGAACTGAGAATTACAAAAAGTGCTTATCCTGAAGAAACAAAAGCATCTATTGAAAAATACAGGGTTGCTTTATTTCAAGAAAATGAACAGGTAAAAGCCTATTACGTTTTGCCTTATTATGTGTATTAG
- the purB gene encoding adenylosuccinate lyase — MIERYTLPEMGNLWTETYKLQTWLQVEIAVCEAQAELGYIPSEAVEEIKAKANFDIKRVLEIEAEVRHDMIAFLTNVNEYVGDAGRYIHLGLTSSDVLDTALALQLVASVDVLLERTEALSQAIRYQAQQHRDTVMIGRSHGIHAEPITFGFKLAGWLAEVFRNRERLVRLRQTVAVGKISGAVGTYANVDPRVEAIACRNLGLEPDTASTQVISRDIHAEYVQTLALLAASIERFAVEIRNLQRTDVLEVEEFFAKGQKGSSAMPHKRNPIRSERLTGMARIIRGNAVAALENVALWHERDISHSCVERMILPDSSTVAHFMLVELTDLVKNLLVYPENMQRNMNLYGGVVFSQRVLLTLVEKGINREEAYKIVQSCAHIAWNQTDGDFQSLIRENEQVKATLSPTEIDTCFDPKHHLKNLDQIYQRLDI, encoded by the coding sequence ATGATAGAACGGTATACTTTGCCCGAAATGGGCAATTTGTGGACAGAGACTTACAAGCTACAAACTTGGTTACAAGTGGAAATAGCCGTCTGTGAGGCCCAGGCGGAGTTAGGATATATTCCATCGGAAGCCGTTGAGGAAATTAAGGCTAAGGCGAATTTTGATATCAAGCGGGTGCTGGAAATTGAGGCAGAAGTCCGCCATGACATGATTGCCTTTTTAACCAATGTTAACGAATATGTTGGGGATGCCGGACGCTACATTCATTTAGGCTTAACCAGTTCTGATGTCTTGGATACGGCCTTAGCGTTGCAATTAGTGGCCAGTGTGGATGTGTTGTTAGAACGCACGGAAGCCTTAAGTCAGGCTATTCGTTACCAAGCGCAACAACATCGAGATACAGTAATGATCGGGAGATCCCATGGTATCCACGCTGAACCTATCACCTTTGGGTTTAAATTAGCCGGATGGTTAGCGGAAGTTTTTCGTAACCGGGAACGTTTGGTGCGTCTGCGTCAAACCGTGGCGGTGGGCAAAATTTCTGGGGCGGTGGGAACCTATGCTAACGTTGATCCTAGGGTAGAAGCAATCGCTTGTCGCAATTTAGGACTCGAACCCGATACCGCTTCCACCCAAGTTATTTCCCGGGATATTCATGCGGAATATGTGCAAACTTTAGCGTTATTAGCCGCGAGTATTGAACGGTTTGCGGTAGAAATTCGTAACCTGCAACGCACCGATGTTTTAGAAGTAGAAGAATTTTTTGCTAAAGGTCAAAAAGGTTCCTCTGCGATGCCCCATAAACGCAACCCTATTCGCAGTGAACGCTTAACAGGAATGGCGCGAATTATTCGGGGAAATGCGGTGGCTGCATTAGAAAATGTTGCCCTCTGGCATGAACGGGATATTTCCCATAGTTGCGTTGAACGAATGATCTTACCTGATTCTTCAACTGTGGCTCATTTTATGTTAGTTGAACTCACGGATTTAGTCAAGAATCTGTTAGTTTATCCTGAAAATATGCAGCGCAATATGAACCTTTATGGCGGTGTTGTCTTTAGTCAACGGGTATTATTAACCTTAGTTGAAAAAGGAATTAACCGCGAAGAAGCCTACAAAATTGTTCAATCTTGCGCCCATATTGCCTGGAATCAAACCGATGGAGATTTCCAATCTTTAATTAGAGAAAATGAACAAGTTAAAGCAACATTATCTCCCACAGAAATTGATACTTGTTTTGATCCTAAACATCACTTGAAAAACCTCGATCAAATCTATCAACGTTTAGACATATAA
- a CDS encoding putative D-alanyl-D-alanine dipeptidase yields MLSKLLMRLFLFLLLILGINCNSVHAQNLNAPPASPPASPPPLVIQDYNQVPETDKLVDIKSVNLNIRHDIRYATTNNFLKKKIYSVPRCLLRSDVAQRLSRVQQDKDLFP; encoded by the coding sequence ATGCTTTCTAAACTCTTGATGCGATTATTCTTATTTTTACTCCTAATTTTGGGTATTAACTGTAATTCCGTTCATGCTCAAAATTTAAACGCCCCTCCTGCTTCTCCTCCTGCTTCCCCTCCTCCCCTAGTAATTCAAGATTATAACCAAGTGCCAGAAACAGACAAATTAGTTGATATTAAAAGCGTTAACCTGAATATTCGTCACGATATTCGCTACGCCACAACCAACAATTTTTTAAAGAAAAAAATCTATTCTGTTCCCCGATGTTTATTACGTTCTGATGTTGCCCAACGGTTATCAAGAGTTCAACAGGATAAGGATTTATTCCCTTAA
- a CDS encoding oligopeptidase A, whose translation MSSTITENPLLIGQGLPPFEQITPDQVVPGITQLLTELEQDLIQLETDVKPTWKDLVEPLEKLQERLTWSWGIVGHLMGVKNSPELRTAHATVQPNIVQFINKLNQSKAIYQAFKQLRNSDEWDNLDSAQQRIVNTALRDAELSGVGLEGEDRDRFNTIQLELAELSTKFSNHVLDATKAFSLTLTTPEEIAGLPPSLLSLAAQAARSSGSENATAENGPWRITLDLPSFSPFLKYSQRRDLREQVYRGYISRAASGEWNNFPLIERILELKKQKANILGFNSFAELSLKSKMAPNVEAVEALLEELRLVSYQATQQEFQDLKAFARSKGATEAENLQHWDIGFWSERQREEKFAFTDEELRPYFSLPQVLDGLFGLVQRIFGITIIPADGQAPIWHPEVRYFQVANSSGNPIAFFYLDAYSRPVEKRGGAWMDDCINRAKFVENGETKIRLPVAYLQCNQTPPVDDKPSLMTFGEVETLFHEFGHGLQHMLTIVDYPGAAGINNVEWDAVELPSQFMENWCYDQATLFGMAKHYQTGETLPEHYYQKLLAAKTYMSGTAMLRQLHFALLDIELHHRYQPGGNETINDVRNRIAENTMVLKPIVEDAFLCAFGHIFAGGYAAGYYSYKWAEVLSADAFAAFEEAGLDNENAVSETGKRFRNTVLALGGSLHPMEVFKAFRGREPSTKPLLIHSGLIAA comes from the coding sequence ATGAGTTCCACAATCACAGAAAACCCGCTATTAATTGGTCAGGGATTACCCCCTTTTGAACAGATTACACCCGATCAGGTTGTCCCTGGAATCACCCAACTGTTAACTGAATTAGAACAGGATCTTATTCAGTTAGAAACTGATGTAAAACCCACTTGGAAGGATTTAGTTGAACCTTTAGAAAAACTACAGGAACGGTTAACCTGGAGTTGGGGAATTGTGGGTCATTTAATGGGTGTTAAAAATAGCCCTGAACTGAGAACAGCCCATGCAACGGTTCAGCCTAATATTGTTCAATTTATCAATAAACTAAATCAAAGTAAAGCAATTTATCAGGCTTTTAAACAGTTAAGAAATAGCGATGAATGGGATAATTTAGATTCGGCTCAACAACGAATTGTGAATACGGCTTTACGAGATGCTGAATTATCTGGAGTTGGATTAGAAGGAGAAGATCGCGATCGCTTTAATACCATTCAGTTAGAATTAGCCGAGCTTTCCACTAAGTTTTCTAATCACGTTTTAGACGCAACAAAAGCCTTTAGTTTAACCTTAACAACACCGGAAGAAATCGCCGGATTACCCCCAAGTTTACTCAGTTTAGCTGCTCAAGCTGCCCGTTCATCGGGGTCAGAAAATGCCACCGCCGAAAACGGCCCCTGGCGAATTACTTTAGATTTACCTAGTTTTAGTCCTTTCTTAAAATATAGTCAGAGGAGAGACTTACGGGAACAAGTTTATCGAGGTTATATTAGTCGGGCGGCGAGTGGGGAATGGAATAATTTTCCCTTAATTGAAAGAATTTTAGAACTCAAAAAACAGAAAGCCAATATTCTCGGTTTCAATAGTTTTGCCGAACTGAGTTTAAAGAGTAAAATGGCTCCCAATGTGGAAGCAGTAGAAGCATTATTAGAAGAATTACGCCTTGTTAGTTATCAAGCAACTCAACAGGAATTTCAAGATTTAAAAGCCTTTGCACGGTCAAAAGGAGCGACGGAAGCCGAGAATTTACAACATTGGGATATTGGCTTTTGGTCAGAACGACAACGGGAAGAAAAATTTGCCTTTACCGATGAAGAATTACGGCCTTATTTTTCCTTACCTCAAGTGTTAGATGGGTTATTTGGATTAGTTCAACGTATCTTTGGAATTACGATTATTCCCGCCGATGGTCAAGCCCCGATTTGGCATCCAGAAGTCCGTTATTTTCAAGTAGCTAATTCAAGCGGAAATCCAATCGCATTTTTCTATTTAGATGCCTATAGTCGCCCCGTAGAAAAGCGAGGAGGGGCATGGATGGATGATTGTATTAACCGGGCTAAATTCGTCGAAAATGGCGAAACTAAAATCCGATTACCTGTTGCTTATTTACAATGTAATCAAACGCCCCCGGTGGATGATAAACCTAGTTTAATGACCTTTGGAGAGGTAGAAACCTTATTTCATGAATTTGGTCATGGCCTGCAACATATGTTAACTATTGTTGACTATCCTGGGGCGGCGGGAATTAATAATGTGGAATGGGATGCTGTAGAATTGCCTAGCCAATTTATGGAAAATTGGTGTTATGATCAAGCCACATTATTTGGTATGGCAAAACATTATCAAACCGGAGAAACTTTACCCGAACATTATTATCAAAAGTTATTAGCGGCTAAAACCTACATGAGTGGGACAGCCATGTTAAGACAGTTACATTTTGCCTTGCTGGATATCGAATTACATCACCGTTATCAACCCGGAGGGAATGAAACTATTAACGATGTTCGTAACCGGATTGCCGAGAATACTATGGTTTTAAAACCTATAGTTGAAGATGCGTTTTTATGCGCCTTTGGTCATATTTTTGCCGGGGGTTATGCGGCTGGATATTATAGTTATAAATGGGCAGAAGTATTAAGTGCTGATGCCTTTGCCGCCTTTGAAGAAGCAGGATTAGATAATGAAAATGCGGTATCTGAAACCGGGAAACGCTTCCGAAATACGGTATTAGCTCTGGGGGGAAGTTTGCATCCCATGGAAGTATTTAAAGCCTTCCGAGGACGGGAACCAAGTACAAAACCTTTATTAATTCATAGTGGTTTAATTGCGGCTTAG